AGAATCACAAACCAGAACAAAATGGCAATGGGGACTGCCGTCAGCGGACGTCAGGAACCATCCCGGCCGGACTTATCCCCCGTCAATTCGCCGATGACGGCGTCAACCGCCCTCCGCGCCGCCTCGAAGCCATTTCCGGTGTCGATGATGAAGTCGGCCTGGCGGCGTTTCTCGGCATCGGGCACCTGCTTGGCGAGGATCGACAAAAACTTCTCCTCGCTCATGCCAGGCCTCGCCAGCACGCGTTCACGCTGGATCTCGGGCGAAGCGGTGACGACCACGACCTTGTCGATGCGGTTGCGGCCGCCGGTCTCGAACAGAAGCGGGATGTCGAGCACGGCGAGCGGCGCGCCGGCGGCGCGATGCCTCGCCAGAAACGCATCGGCATCGGCGCGCACCAGC
This region of Mesorhizobium sp. M2A.F.Ca.ET.046.03.2.1 genomic DNA includes:
- the coaE gene encoding dephospho-CoA kinase (Dephospho-CoA kinase (CoaE) performs the final step in coenzyme A biosynthesis.), with product MIVLGLTGSIGMGKSATAKMFAAAGVPVHDSDETVHRLYAGKAAPLVEAAFPGTTEAGVVDRVKLASQVLGDPATLKKLESIIHPLVRADADAFLARHRAAGAPLAVLDIPLLFETGGRNRIDKVVVVTASPEIQRERVLARPGMSEEKFLSILAKQVPDAEKRRQADFIIDTGNGFEAARRAVDAVIGELTGDKSGRDGS